In Gossypium hirsutum isolate 1008001.06 chromosome D06, Gossypium_hirsutum_v2.1, whole genome shotgun sequence, one genomic interval encodes:
- the LOC107941361 gene encoding receptor-like protein kinase 7 yields the protein MSNTCSYHHQKTCLYWFLTLVFCFFSPFSVKSNELQILWNLKSALNKSTTTAFNSWQTPNSICTFNGITCNHEGFITELDLSTQNLTGILPFDSLCKLPSLQKLSFGYNSLHGPITGELNNCVKLQYLDLGNNFFTGIFPDISSLIQLKFLHLNKSGFSGEFPWKSLENFTNLTVLSIGDNPFDRFQFPDQIFKLKKLNWLYMANCSIEGKIPSAIGDLIELINLELEYNYLSGEIPMEISKLHNLWQLELYCNNLTGKLPVGLRNLTKLEFFDASANKLEGNISEMGYLNNLVNLHLYQNKFTGEIPPEFGQFRKLVNLSLYENMLTGPLPENLGSWANFDYIDVSENSLTGPIPPYMCKQGAMRGLLLVQNRFTGELPASYGNCKTLKRFRVNNNSLSGVVPAGIWGLPVVDIIDIAYNRFEGPITSDITNAKVMSILSVGFNRLSGELPQEISKAISLVKIEVNDNKFSGKIPHGIGELKRLNVLKFHNNMLSGSIPESLCSCVSLSDINMAVNSLSGKIPSCLGSLATLNSLNLSLNELSGKIPESLSSLKLNLFDLSYNRLAGPIPESLSIEAYNGSLVGNPGLCSSTDRSFKRCQLGSGMSKDVHTIIVCFVIGVMVLLISIGCFLYLKRTEKDINDDGHSLKEESWDVKSFHVLTFTEDEILDSIKQENLIGKGGSGNVYKVMLSNRVELVVKHIWNTESNSRRKTRSSAPMLTKHDGKAKEFEAEVRTLSSIRHVNVVKLYCSITSEDSSLLVYEYLPNGSLWDRLHTSKKMELDWDTRYEIAIGAAKGLEYLHHGCKKPVLHRDVKSSNILLDEYLKPKISDFGLAKIVQANSSIGNDSTHVIAGTHGYIAPEYGYTCKVDEKSDVYSFGVVLLELVTGKKPIEPEYGENKDIVSWVGSNLKGKESVLSIVDPKIPHAFKEDAMKVLKIAILCTTTLPALRPTMRRVVQMLKEAEPYRLAGLVIGKDSDPKEKENH from the exons ATGTCAAACACATGTTCTTACCACCACCAAAAAACCTGTCTCTATTGGTTTCTCACTCTCGTCTTCTGTTTTTTCTCACCATTTTCAGTCAAATCCAATGAACTCCAAATCCTATGGAATCTAAAATCCGCTCTCAACAAATCCACAACCACTGCTTTCAATTCATGGCAAACCCCAAATTCCATTTGTACCTTCAATGGAATCACTTGTAACCATGAAGGTTTCATTACAGAACTCGACCTTTCAACTCAGAACCTAACCGGTATTCTTCCATTTGACTCGCTATGCAAGCTTCCATCTTTACAAAAACTCTCTTTTGGTTACAATTCATTACACGGTCCGATCACCGGAGAGTTAAATAATTGTGTAAAGCTTCAATATTTAGATCTTGGGAACAATTTTTTTACCGGGATTTTCCCGGATATATCTTCTCTTATTCAATTAAAGTTCCTTCATTTGAACAAGAGTGGGTTTTCCGGGGAATTTCCATGGAAATCGCTGGAAAATTTTACCAATCTTACTGTTTTAAGCATTGGTGATAACCCTTTTGATCGTTTTCAATTCCCAGATCAGATTTTCAAGTTAAAGAAATTGAATTGGCTTTATATGGCGAATTGTAGTATTGAAGGGAAGATTCCATCCGCCATTGGTGACCTTATTGAGCTTATAAACTTAGAGCTTGAATACAATTATTTATCTGGTGAAATCCCAATGGAGATTTCAAAGCTTCATAATTTATGGCAGCTTGAGCTTTACTGCAATAATCTCACCGGAAAACTCCCTGTCGGATTAAGAAACCTTACAAAGCTTGAATTTTTCGATGCTTCGGCCAACAAGCTTGAAGGAAACATATCAGAAATGGGGTATTTGAACAACTTGGTAAACCTTCATCTTTATCAGAACAAATTCACCGGCGAAATCCCACCGGAGTTTGGTCAATTCAGAAAACTGGTTAATTTGTCTCTGTATGAAAACATGTTAACCGGTCCTTTGCCGGAAAATCTTGGTTCTTGGGCTAATTTCGATTACATTGATGTGTCGGAAAATTCCTTGACTGGTCCAATCCCTCCTTACATGTGTAAACAAGGCGCCATGAGAGGTCTCCTTTTGGTTCAGAACAGGTTCACAGGCGAATTGCCGGCGAGTTACGGAAATTGTAAAACTTTGAAGCGGTTTAGAGTCAACAACAACTCACTTTCAGGCGTAGTTCCGGCGGGAATATGGGGATTGCCGGTGGTGGATATAATCGACATTGCTTATAATCGATTTGAAGGGCCGATTACATCTGATATAACGAATGCAAAGGTGATGAGTATACTTTCAGTAGGATTTAACAGATTATCAGGTGAGTTACCTCAAGAGATTTCGAAAGCTATATCTTTGGTTAAAATTGAGGttaatgataataaattttcCGGGAAAATTCCacatggaattggggaattgaaAAGATTAAACGTCCTTAAATTCCACAACAACATGTTGTCTGGTTCCATACCTGAGTCATTGTGTTCTTGTGTTTCACTCAGTGACATAAACATGGCTGTCAATTCACTTTCCGGGAAAATCCCATCATGTTTAGGATCTTTAGCGACGTTGAATTCTTTGAATTTGTCACTAAATGAACTTTCCGGAAAAATCCCAGAAAGTTTATCGTCACTAAAGTTGAACCTTTTTGATCTGTCTTATAATCGTTTAGCTGGTCCTATACCAGAGTCTTTATCCATTGAAGCTTATAATGGTAGCTTGGTTGGAAACCCGGGCCTTTGTAGTTCGACCGACCGATCTTTCAAGCGATGTCAATTGGGTTCCGGCATGTCAAAAGATGTTCATACGATTATAGTTTGTTTCGTGATCGGCGTGATGGTCTTGCTTATTTCGATAGGATGCTTCTTGTATTTGAAGAGGACTGAAAAAGATATAAATGATGATGGTCATTCATTGAAGGAAGAATCATGGGATGTTAAGTCTTTCCATGTTTTAACTTTCACCGAAGATGAAATCCTTGATTCGATCAAGCAAGAGAATTTGATTGGAAAAGGCGGGTCTGGGAATGTATACAAGGTAATGCTATCTAACAGAGTGGAACTCGTCGTGAAACACATATGGAACACGGAGTCCAACAGCCGGAGAAAGACCCGGAGTAGTGCCCCGATGTTAACCAAACATGACGGTAAGGCAAAAGAATTTGAAGCCGAGGTCCGGACATTGAGCTCAATAAGACATGTCAATGTGGTTAAGCTTTATTGCAGCATTACTAGTGAAGACTCAAGCTTGTTGGTGTATGAATACTTGCCAAACGGCAGCTTATGGGATCGGTTACATACGAGTAAGAAAATGGAGCTTGATTGGGATACAAGGTACGAGATTGCAATCGGAGCTGCTAAAGGACTCGAATACCTTCATCATGGATGCAAAAAGCCGGTGCTTCACCGAGATGTAAAATCAAGTAACATATTGTTAGATGAATATTTGAAGCCAAAGATTTCGGATTTCGGACTTGCCAAGATTGTTCAAGCCAATAGTAGCATTGGTAATGACTCCACCCATGTCATTGCAGGAACCCATGGTTACATAGCGCCCG AATACGGCTACACCTGCAAAGTCGACGAGAAGAGCGATGTATATAGTTTCGGGGTGGTATTACTGGAGTTAGTGACCGGAAAAAAGCCAATAGAGCCGGAATATGGAGAAAATAAGGACATTGTGAGTTGGGTTGGCAGCAACTTAAAGGGCAAAGAGAGTGTTTTAAGCATAGTGGACCCAAAGATACCACATGCATTCAAAGAGGATGCAATGAAGGTGTTGAAGATTGCCATATTGTGCACCACTACACTGCCTGCCCTAAGACCCACCATGAGAAGAGTGGTTCAAATGCTCAAAGAAGCTGAACCCTACCGATTGGCCGGGCTTGTTATCGGTAAGGACAGTGACCCGAAGGAAAAGGAaaaccattga